AACGACGTTCTGACATCCTTCTCTCGCGAGTCTCGCAGCATCCGCAACAAGAAGCCGATGAGAGCGGGATAGATTCGCCGTATCCATCATCGCCGCGCGATGAATCGCCTCTGGGTCACCGACACGACCCCCGCCGGGATTCCTAGTCGGATTCGACGTCACTGCGACTGCCTTTCCCTTCGGTTGCTTCGATAGCCTCTGACCCGACGACATTGCAGAACGGAACGGCGAAGGATGTTTCGAATGAATCTAACAACGCTTAGAGAGATAaaggatagagagagaaagtacctttgatCGCAGAGAAAAACTTGAAGAAATGAAGGGGGGTCTgcgtatttataaggaaaagagaGAGGGGGGGAACTCGAGGTGACATCATTAGGTCTATTCGGGCCTAAACGGGCCTCGAAATCCGCCCTAGAAACccagcggaccctcgcgacGTTTCGACTTCTCggttcatttaaaaaaatggggGGGAATCCGAGGCGTCGTCATTAAGTCTAAACAGGCCTAAATGGGCCTTGAAACTCTCCCAAATCTCCAGCGAACCCTCGCGACGAACCCTTCCTGCGACACGACGACTAAAAGAAGAGACAAAAGCCTCTACTGCTCGTGTTTGAGAGAACAACGCAATGCAACTCATCGACCAACCGTTCCAACCTTCCGACAGGCTTCCTATTCCCTCAAACCTCCAAACCTTAGAATCCATCACGAGCTGGAAAGCACTCTGCTCACTAATGGACTAGACTACTCAGCACCAAGCTCGATCTCAAAAGCAACTAAGGACATGGAGGaatggaaaaggagacaagaggAGGAACATACGATGACCAGATCACCCCCCATTAGCAACACCCGAGCCAAATGGAAAGCGCCCCCTCCCCAATGGATCAAATGTAATACAGATGGTGCCTGGAGAAAGGACCATCACCGCAGTGGGGTTGGCTGGATCGCTCGCAACAACAGCGGACAAATGCTTTGGGCAGGGGCAAAAAATCTCCAGAGAATGAATTCACCTATAGAGACAGAAGCAGAAGGTATAAAATGGGCAATGCAATCTTTGTGTAGCCTTGGATATAAGCAGGTGATCTTTGAAACCAATTCACAAATTCTTGCAAGAATGGTCGTTGGAAAGGAGAGTACATGGCGAAAGCTGAAGCCGATCTTGCAAGAAATACAACACATTCTCTCTGGAAATCCTGGTCTCAGAGTGACTTTCTACCCTAAAGAAGGTAATAAGGCAGCTGATAGAGTAGCGAAAGAAGCTTTTTCTTTAGAGAATCATGTTCGTAAGTTGTATTATATCTTGTCAATTTGGTTAAAATCTGTTTGTGAGGCTGATATACCTGTTGTAAACATGAACTCAGTTGGAGAATAAAAGTAATAGTTgagtctaaaaaaaaaaataaaaaaaagaaaaaactcacCCACTACTCATAAATATACGGTGAAAATCTTTATTACccgaatattattatttatctatttaaaaattctccttttttccaatttttgtaAAACTTGTAATTCACCTTCTGCTTCAACACACATGTGTCTCTCGAAATCTCTCCGCCCCCTAGATCCCATTCCTCTCTCAAGCAGCCTCTGTTAAGCCCTTttgatttctctctctctctctctgtttaaGAATTTTCCTGCAAAGTTCTCAACTTTACATTTGCTTCCTCTGTTTTAGTACTTGCTTTACGCAGACAAGTTCATAGCTGTTGAGAATCTTCAATTCCCTACACGAATCATAAGTTCCTGAAACCGTCGTATTGATCACTTTTTTTGCAAAGTACGGATTaaaaatcacttttttttttcctttctggGTTATACTCAATAGTTTCTAGGGTTCCTTTAATTTCAGACTTTTGTTAGGTTATTTCATGTGGGGCCACTTGTTTAGTTTCAAAGCAATTTCTTATTTAGATTGAGCAAATGGGTTGTGTTTGGTGTAAGCCTTCTGCTATAGAAGACAGCAAAGACAGCCCAAGAGACAAGTCTTCTTCTGAGAACAGAGTTGTTTCAAGACCCGTTACTTGTTCTTCCAGAAGAGAAGAGCCTCTTAGGAGGACAAAGGAACAGCCTGATGTTGTTAGTGTTAGACCGAATGTTTCGCGTGGGGAGAGCTTGAGTGGTAgaagggagaagaagaagacagagaATGTTGCTGCTTCCAACTTCCCAATGGGTATCACCATAGCTAAAGGAGTCGAAGGAGAGTATGTAGCTGCAGGCTGGCCTCCATGGTTGGCTTCTGTTGCCGGAGAAGCTATCAAAGGATGGGTCCCGCGCCGTGCTGACTCTTTCGAGAAGCTGGACAAAGTAACTCTTCTTTCTTATGTTGGCATGTTTCCCAAATATAGAAAGATCTCTCTAATGCCATTGGTTTATGCAGATTGGGCAGGGTACTTATAGTAATGTGTACAGAGCTAGAGACCTGGATCAGAAGAAGATTGTGGCTTTGAAGAAAGTTAGGTTTGATAATCTAGAGCCGGAAAGCGTGCGTTTTATGGCGAGAGAGATCCAGATACTGCGCCGCCTTGATCACCCCAACATCATTAAGCTAGAAGGCTTAGTTACATCAAGAATGTCTTGCAGCTTATACCTTGTTTTCGAGTACATGGAGCATGATCTATCTGGACTAGCCTCGCATCCCGCAGTTAAATTTTCTGAATCGCAGGTACcttttgatgtttgttttcaacTCCTTCAGGACTGTGTGAGCGGATTCAGTTCTCTGAGTCTTACCTTTCCTTTGTTCTTGTGTGCAGGTTAAATGTTACTTGCAGCAACTGTTACGCGGACTAGACCATTGTCACAGCCGTGGTGTACTTCATAGGGACATTAAAGGCTCGAACCTTCTAATAGATAACAGTGGAGTTTTAAAGATTGCTGACTTTGGCTTAGCTAGCTTCTTTGATCCGAATCAGACTCAGCCTTTGACTAGCCGTGTGGTGACTCTTTGGTACCGTCCACCTGAGCTTTTGCTCGGAGCAACACGCTATGGAGCAGCGGTTGATTTGTGGAGCACAGGTTGTATTCTTGCTGAACTGTACGCAGGCAAGCCTATCATGCCTGGTAGAACCGAGGTAATATTTTACTGTCTTTAGTTTGAATCTCTGCTCTGAGTTCATTGAGACTAGTTTTGCTTATGGTGTTAACAGGTGGAACAGCTGCACAAGATTTTCAAGCTGTGCGGCTCGCCTTCAGAAAACTATTGGGTGAAATCTAGGTTGCCTCATGCGACGATCTTCAAGCCTACGCAGCCCTATAAACGCATAGTTGATGAAACATTCAAGGAGTTTCCTCAGCCAGCTTTAGCCCTTCTTGAAACTCTGCTTTCAGTAAATCCTGACGATCGTGGGACTGCCAACTCAGCTCTCCAAAGCGAGGTAATCACACTTCTCAGACAGTAAATACTCTCTGTTCTTAATGTTTTTGTAACCTCAAATTTATGATTCTTTTGTTTTCAGTTCTTTTCCGCTAGACCTCTGCCATGTGATCCTTCAAGCTTGCCTAAATATCCTCCCAGCAAAGAGCTCGACGCGAGGATGCGGGATGAAGAAATTAGAAGGTCTGACATCAATCTTTTATATGCAAACTATAATGCTAGATCACTAGTAGTGCACTTAAAAAAGAGCTTGAATCTGTCTTGCTCTCTGTGTGTGTAGACAAGCTGGAGGAAACAAGTGTGACCAAAGACACCAAGAAAGGAGAGGAGGAACCAAGGACTCTCGAGCCATCCCTGCCCCTGACGCCAATGCAGAGCTGGTTGCATCTATGCAGGTAAAATAATCCGATAAAACAGATTTAGACCAATTTAGATCGATTTAGACCAATTTAGAGGCGGTTTAAACTGATTTGAATCGCTTAaattagattttaagaaaattgtttcgCCTAAACCGAATTTTAGAACATTGATAAAACTTCTCATCTCTTTTGATGTTAAAGCTTCTTTTGCTTACTCTCTCTCCCTTTACTTGCAGAAGAGGCAGAGCCA
This Brassica napus cultivar Da-Ae chromosome C6, Da-Ae, whole genome shotgun sequence DNA region includes the following protein-coding sequences:
- the LOC106411233 gene encoding probable serine/threonine-protein kinase At1g54610 gives rise to the protein MGCVWCKPSAIEDSKDSPRDKSSSENRVVSRPVTCSSRREEPLRRTKEQPDVVSVRPNVSRGESLSGRREKKKTENVAASNFPMGITIAKGVEGEYVAAGWPPWLASVAGEAIKGWVPRRADSFEKLDKIGQGTYSNVYRARDLDQKKIVALKKVRFDNLEPESVRFMAREIQILRRLDHPNIIKLEGLVTSRMSCSLYLVFEYMEHDLSGLASHPAVKFSESQVKCYLQQLLRGLDHCHSRGVLHRDIKGSNLLIDNSGVLKIADFGLASFFDPNQTQPLTSRVVTLWYRPPELLLGATRYGAAVDLWSTGCILAELYAGKPIMPGRTEVEQLHKIFKLCGSPSENYWVKSRLPHATIFKPTQPYKRIVDETFKEFPQPALALLETLLSVNPDDRGTANSALQSEFFSARPLPCDPSSLPKYPPSKELDARMRDEEIRRQAGGNKCDQRHQERRGGTKDSRAIPAPDANAELVASMQKRQSQANNRSRSEKFNPHPEEVASGFPIDPPRTSSQAFEPNRESQGNIIVPHKRASHSGPLTRRSASAKGGRRNYQDPSQKVSSIAAADYSAMPGFVATRTSESQQETCRGMSRLPGSFKETSEEANQEENGRRNKQDSVLLGYGSKGHKIHYSGPLVVPSGNMDQVLKDHDRHIQEAVRRARIDKARVRKHQAEEASSQQVSTNHPSSLSSR